In Nitrosospira briensis C-128, a genomic segment contains:
- a CDS encoding cation:proton antiporter produces MNWPAYLPFWPLEVSPALWLALTLVAAVLVGEALVRHLRLPRIVGYIGIGALLGPGGLGFIPPLPVTEWRLVVDLALGILLFELGSKVNLRWLKANPWIAGTSLLESTATFAVVFSMLSWFGVANISAAVVASIAIATSPAIVVRIVTESRAQGQVTDRLLLMTALNCIYAVIFHKLAVAGMHGQAGTSVIHTILAPFYLLGGSALLAWLFGITFERIHHYLGQHEETFSFVLFGMIAFATIMASTLKLSPILVLLAAGLITRYRRQRPRTFPPHFGSAGAVLVVLMFIANGLASDLSGLRDSFLLVLLLITARATAKLLAVLTLAHYSGISLRQAMALGIALIPMSSVALLLTLDTAVDFPMFGSGLGLVMMSCIVILELGGPILVQMALRMAGETPEKKT; encoded by the coding sequence ATGAACTGGCCCGCATACCTGCCTTTTTGGCCGCTAGAAGTCAGCCCCGCTCTCTGGCTTGCGTTGACGCTGGTTGCAGCCGTACTTGTGGGTGAAGCACTGGTACGTCACCTGCGATTGCCGCGTATCGTCGGCTATATCGGTATCGGCGCGCTGCTGGGCCCTGGCGGCCTGGGCTTTATCCCACCATTGCCCGTCACTGAATGGCGGCTGGTAGTTGACCTGGCGCTGGGCATCCTCTTGTTCGAACTGGGCAGCAAGGTAAATCTGCGCTGGCTGAAAGCCAATCCCTGGATTGCCGGCACAAGCCTGCTTGAATCCACCGCCACATTCGCCGTTGTTTTCTCAATGCTGAGCTGGTTTGGTGTTGCCAATATTTCTGCCGCGGTGGTCGCTTCCATTGCAATTGCCACCTCACCTGCCATTGTGGTACGCATAGTCACCGAATCACGCGCTCAGGGTCAGGTGACGGACCGGCTTCTGCTGATGACCGCGCTCAATTGTATTTATGCTGTCATCTTCCATAAACTGGCCGTCGCCGGCATGCATGGCCAGGCCGGCACCAGCGTCATCCATACGATATTGGCGCCGTTTTATCTCTTGGGGGGGTCCGCGCTACTGGCCTGGTTGTTCGGCATTACCTTCGAGCGAATCCACCATTATCTCGGGCAGCATGAGGAAACCTTTTCTTTCGTCCTGTTCGGCATGATTGCGTTTGCGACCATCATGGCGTCAACACTCAAGCTCAGCCCGATCCTCGTCCTGCTGGCTGCCGGCCTTATAACGCGATACCGGCGGCAGCGCCCGCGGACTTTCCCGCCGCACTTCGGTTCCGCCGGCGCCGTTCTGGTCGTGTTAATGTTTATCGCTAACGGCCTCGCGTCCGACCTCAGCGGGTTGCGTGACAGTTTTCTGCTGGTCTTGCTGCTTATCACGGCACGCGCAACAGCCAAGCTGCTGGCGGTACTGACATTGGCGCATTACAGCGGCATCAGCCTGCGTCAAGCCATGGCCCTGGGGATTGCCCTGATACCCATGTCGAGTGTTGCGCTGCTTCTTACATTGGATACGGCGGTGGACTTCCCCATGTTCGGTTCAGGGTTGGGGCTGGTAATGATGAGCTGCATCGTGATACTTGAGCTTGGGGGC